The Candidatus Obscuribacterales bacterium genome contains the following window.
CTGTTTTTCCCCACCGGCGGCGGCAAGACTGAGGCCTACCTGGGCCTAGCCGCCTTCACCCTGATTTTGCGCCGGCTCAAGTACCCCGGCATCCAGGCCGCTGGCATGAGTGTTCTGATGCGCTACACCCTGCGCCTGCTCACCCTCGACCAGCTAGAGCGGGCCTCGCGGTTGATCTGCGCCCTAGAGCTAGAGCGGCAAAACGTACCCGACAGATTGGGCACCTGGCCCTTTGAAATTGGTCTCTGGGTGGGCCAAGGGGCCACCCCCAACCGCATGGGCAAGCGGGGCGATAAGGATGAGTATTCGGCCCGAGAGCGGACGTTAGCCTTTAAGCGCGACAGCAAGAGCAAGCCCTCGCCCATTCCCCTAGAGCGCTGCCCCTGGTGCGGCGAGGGATTTACCACCAACTCCTTCCAACTCCTACCCACCGAAGACGCCCCCAAAAACCTTAAGGTTGTGTGCGTCAACCGGAGCTGCGATTTCCGCAGCCGCAACCCCCTTCCAATTCTGGCCGTAGACGAGCCGATCTACCGGCGTCTGCCCTGTTTCATCATCGCCACAGTCGATAAATTCGCCGCCCTACCCTGGGTGGGGCAAACCGGGGCCCTGTTTGGTCGCGTCACCCACTACCAAGACGGCGAAGGCTTCTGCAGCCCTGGCGATGCTACCCTGGCAGGTCGTCCCCTAGAGGCCTATCTCCCTCCGCCCGACCTGATTATTCAGGATGAGCTACACCTGATTTCTGGCCCCCTGGGAACGATGGTCGGTCTCTATGAGACGGCGATCGATGCCCTGTGCAGTCGCGAAGAGAAGGGCCAAATGATTCGTCCCAAAGTAATTGCCTCCACAGCCACCGTGCGGCGAGCCAGCCGCCAAATCCAGGCCCTCTTTGGCCGCAGTCACGTGGATATCTTTCCGCCCCCCGGCCCCGATCGCCACGATTCCTTCTTTGCCAAAACCGACTTTACCGTACCCGGTCGGCTCTACGTGGGAGTGGCCGCCCAGGGCCGCAGTCTGAAGGTGATTTTGCTGCGGGCCTATTTGGCCCTGCTGGCTGCCGCTCAAAAACAGTGGGAAGAAGCTGGAGGCAAGCGCAACAAAGACAACCCCGCCGACCCCTACATGACCTTGATGGGCTATTTCAACTCGCTACGGGAACTGGGGGGCAGTCGCCGTATTGTGGAAGATGAGGTGAATTCTCGTCTAACGCAGTACAGCGATCGCCTGCGGCAGGGCGAGCTAGTTGGCCCCTTCCTCAATCGCAAAATCGACGAGATGCCCGAGGAGCTGACGTCGCGGGTGAGCACCGACAAAATCGCCAATACCAAACGCCGCCTCTCTACCCCCTTCCACGACAAAGAACGGGTGGATGTAGCCCTAGCCACCAATATGATTTCCGTGGGACTCGACATCGTGCGCCTGGGTCTGATGGTGGTGCTAGGTCAACCCAAGACCGCTGCCGAATACATTCAGGCCACCAGCCGAGTAGGGCGGGCCCAAAATAAGCCGGGTTTAGTGGTGACGCTGATGAACATTCATCGCCCCCGCGATCGCTCCCATTACGAACGCTTTCAGAGCTGGCACAATAGCTTCTACCGAGCCGTCGAAGCCACCAGCGTCACCCCCTTCTCGCCTCGGGCACTAGATCGCGGCTTGGCCGGTGTCACCGTTGCCCTGGCACGATTGGGTGTGCCCGCGATGACCAGCCCCATGGGAGCCTCTAACCTGACTGACCAACGGGCAGCCGTCGAGGCCATGGTGGAGGCCATTGCCCAGCGGGCCGAGGGCCACAGTCCAGGTTTAGATCACGAAACGTCGAATAATCTGCGGGTAAGGGTGCGATCGCAGGTCATCGACCTACTCGACACCTGGGAGCGCATCTTAACCCGCGACCAGCGGCTGCAATACCAAAATGAGGCAGACTTAGCCCCGGCCCTACTGATAGACGCCCTAGATATTAAAGCTGAGAAGCGCCCCGCCGATGAGCGCAAGTTCAAAACCCAGCGCAGTCTGCGCGATGTAGAAGCCACCGTCAACCTGTGGATTCGCGATCCCTATACCCTGACTGCCGTAGAAGGAGACGAGGCATGAATCAGCCTAATAAACCCAAAAAAGCCAATGGCGAACTCCGCCAGAGCCAGTTACTTACGACCTTTGGCCCTGGCTCGATGGTAGACCTCCCTACCCGGTCAGTGATTATTTCGGGACTGAGCTACTGGAAAGGTGAAAAGCCCTACATCCGAGAAGATCGTCTTACATATAAGGTAGCGAAGAGCCTGAATCTGCCAGACGGGCACGACATCAAACTCTTAGGGCCCCCTAGCAAAACCAGCGATCCCAAAGCGCCTATCAGTGGGGTTGATGCCTTTGTATTTCCCACTTGCTTCCTTGCCCAGATCGATCGCACCCTTGATCGGGCTGGCAAAACCTACCGCACCCGTCCCCTGATTGCTTGGAGCGCCGTCAAAGGGGGAGCCAAGTTTGAAGGCAAGCGAGTGCAGGCCGTCCCGGTGCGCTTTGTGCAGGCATGCACCAATGGCCACCTCAGTGACATTAACTGGAATGCCTTCGTCCATAACGACGTCCAGTCCAAATGCCGAGGCCAACTCTGGCTGGATGAAGCCGGATCCGGCAACGACTTTGAAGAAATCTTCGTACGGTGCGAGCAGTGCGGCAGCCTGCGCCCCCTATCCCAGGCCAAAGTCCCCAACTCCAAGGTGCTGGGAGCTTGTGAAGGGCATCGCCCCTGGCTTGGTCCCCAAGGTAAGGAACCCTGTCGTCGCCATCGGGTCAGTGACACAGGTGAGATTATTGCTACCGACCAGCCTGAGTAC
Protein-coding sequences here:
- the drmA gene encoding DISARM system helicase DrmA; amino-acid sequence: MTTSAEIRDTLVDALNLDLVGPTPDDIAHAQEILDQTPSKWYLTGFLAPFGAPPDVRSDDDADDDIPEAVSQNDSSEDSKTPEKAAARKALFPSSMGLSFLLSGKTTTLDAQVSWGDYIPLESEEEDLDDDQGKSKRKKKAEYWQRVPHQTTLTIPIEERPEPFAIDIPDGSGLNLVVTCRSVRDDRFPYGTKTVSVFLVNYRPVTTGERDATFAFQTHLSLHCPEGFVPRPDPRSVNTKDPDEAIAALQYRNDYEFAVGHNVSALALNPDGSRCTDVCTTWIPIAEVPRVAPSAPQGVQLGMESLAQAADAATIRGMVGSVVTEYRAWIATQRAIAISPQDAADVARKLLDQANYACDRIEAGLNALQDPQVLEAFQVANRAIATARRRQLSQEEGQPPESFAEPTWRPFQLAFILLNLVGLTDPSHGDRKTVDLLFFPTGGGKTEAYLGLAAFTLILRRLKYPGIQAAGMSVLMRYTLRLLTLDQLERASRLICALELERQNVPDRLGTWPFEIGLWVGQGATPNRMGKRGDKDEYSARERTLAFKRDSKSKPSPIPLERCPWCGEGFTTNSFQLLPTEDAPKNLKVVCVNRSCDFRSRNPLPILAVDEPIYRRLPCFIIATVDKFAALPWVGQTGALFGRVTHYQDGEGFCSPGDATLAGRPLEAYLPPPDLIIQDELHLISGPLGTMVGLYETAIDALCSREEKGQMIRPKVIASTATVRRASRQIQALFGRSHVDIFPPPGPDRHDSFFAKTDFTVPGRLYVGVAAQGRSLKVILLRAYLALLAAAQKQWEEAGGKRNKDNPADPYMTLMGYFNSLRELGGSRRIVEDEVNSRLTQYSDRLRQGELVGPFLNRKIDEMPEELTSRVSTDKIANTKRRLSTPFHDKERVDVALATNMISVGLDIVRLGLMVVLGQPKTAAEYIQATSRVGRAQNKPGLVVTLMNIHRPRDRSHYERFQSWHNSFYRAVEATSVTPFSPRALDRGLAGVTVALARLGVPAMTSPMGASNLTDQRAAVEAMVEAIAQRAEGHSPGLDHETSNNLRVRVRSQVIDLLDTWERILTRDQRLQYQNEADLAPALLIDALDIKAEKRPADERKFKTQRSLRDVEATVNLWIRDPYTLTAVEGDEA